A single genomic interval of Macadamia integrifolia cultivar HAES 741 chromosome 6, SCU_Mint_v3, whole genome shotgun sequence harbors:
- the LOC122082085 gene encoding protein TRIGALACTOSYLDIACYLGLYCEROL 1, chloroplastic-like, whose translation MQVSVQTDTLRVLGANPVDYLVTPRVIATCVALPILTLMCFTIGMASSALLADSVYGVSVNIILDSAQRALRPWDIVSAMIKSQVFGGIIAVVSCSWGVTTLGGAKGVGESTTSAVVISLVCIFIADFALSCCFFQGAGDSLKTM comes from the coding sequence ATGCAGGTCTCTGTGCAGACAGACACTCTGCGAGTACTTGGAGCTAATCCTGTGGATTACCTTGTTACCCCAAGGGTGATTGCTACTTGTGTTGCTTTGCCAATTTTGACTCTTATGTGTTTCACCATTGGAATGGCTTCTAGTGCTCTCCTGGCTGATAGTGTGTATGGTGTTAGTGTCAACATTATATTGGATTCAGCTCAGAGGGCTCTCAGGCCTTGGGATATAGTCAGTGCAATGATCAAGTCGCAGGTGTTTGGTGGGATCATTGCTGTTGTGAGCTGTTCATGGGGGGTTACCACTCTGGGAGGTGCAAAAGGTGTTGGTGAGTCCACCACTTCGGCGGTGGTGATATCGCTTGTTTGTATCTTCATTGCTGATTTTGCCCTCTCTTGTTGCTTCTTTCAGGGTGCAGGAGATTCACTCAAGACCATGTAA